One Triticum dicoccoides isolate Atlit2015 ecotype Zavitan chromosome 5B, WEW_v2.0, whole genome shotgun sequence genomic window carries:
- the LOC119309505 gene encoding E3 ubiquitin-protein ligase AIP2-like: MSATAGDEAAVAERLEALRRKLGKKQHFEEAVADLAATLRDRYAGASPALRESMYSTVCRVATVLQTRYTAPGFWRAGLNLFVATEKLLTNPAEKERLKTCILRAREHLDEKENEESMPTNREPDTRFLFEGHLTVGQEPPPPAWLVAQNLTRELNILAEPSGDQNGNNTRTELRPEEMTPAIMNFLNTLSGDAELESALEASLQGITAQPKVPPASKEVVANLPVVTFTEEVIAMLGSETECAVCRENLVVDDKMQELPCKHLFHPPCLKPWLDENNSCPICRHELRTDDHAYESRKEREREEEEDRKGAANAVRGGEFMYI, encoded by the exons ATGTCTGCCACGGCGGGGgacgaggcggcggtggccgagcgCCTGGAGGCGCTGCGGAGGAAGCTGGGAAAGAAGCAGCACTTCGAGGAGGCCGTCGCCGACCTCGCCGCCACGCTCCGCGACCGCTACGCCGGCGCCTCGCCCGCCCTCCGCGAGTCG ATGTACTCTACGGTTTGCCGTGTTGCAACCGTCCTTCAGACTAGATATACAGCACCTGGATTCTGGCGTGCTGGTCTGAACCTCTTCGTAGCGACAGAGAAGCTGTTAACTAATCCTGCTGAAAAGGAACGCCTCAAAACCTGCATTTTGAGGGCCCGGGagcatcttgatgaaaaagaaaatgAGGAGTCAATGCCAACCAACAGAGAACCAG ACACTAGATTCCTTTTTGAAGGCCACCTTACCGTGGGACAAGAACCTCCTCCTCCAGCATGGCTTGTCGCCCAGAATTTAACACGAGAATTGAACATCTTAGCGGAACCTTCTGGAGATCAAAATGGGAACAACACTAGAACGGAGTTGAGGCCTGAGGAGATGACACCTGCTATAATGAACTTCTTAAACACCTTATCAGGGGACGCGGAGCTTGAGAGTGCCTTGGAAGCATCACTGCAG GGTATCACAGCGCAGCCCAAGGTACCACCGGCTTCAAAGGAGGTCGTTGCTAATCTCCCGGTTGTAACTTTTACTGAAGAAGTCATTGCTATGCTGGGCAGCGAGACTGAGTGTGCTGTTTGCCGAGAAAACTTGGTTGTGGATGACAAGATGCAGGAGCTGCCGTGCAAGCACCTTTTCCATCCCCCTTGCCTCAAGCCATGGCTG GATGAGAACAACTCATGCCCGATCTGCCGGCACGAGCTGAGGACGGACGACCATGCGTACGAGAGCCGGAAGgagcgggagcgagaggaggaggaagacaggAAGGGAGCGGCCAATGCTGTCAGGGGTGGGGAATTCATGTACATCTGA